The Andrena cerasifolii isolate SP2316 chromosome 14, iyAndCera1_principal, whole genome shotgun sequence genome contains a region encoding:
- the Glyp gene encoding glycogen phosphorylase yields the protein MSASEVDHEKRKQISVRGIVDVENVGNFKKTFNRHLHYTLVKDRNVATSRDYFFALAHSVKDNLVSRWIRTQQYYYEKDPKRVYYLSLEYYMGRTLQNTMINLGIQGACDEAMYQMGLDIEELEELEEDAGLGNGGLGRLAACFLDSMATLGLAAYGYGIRYEYGIFAQKIKNGEQLEEPDDWLRYGNPWEKARPEFMLPVNFYGKVIDTPEGKKWVNTQVVFAMPYDNPVPGYKNNVVNTLRLWSAKSPVEFNLKFFNDGDYIQAVIDRNLAENITRVLYPNDNFFEGKELRLKQEYFMVAATLQDIIRRYKSSKFGSREHHRTDFDQFPQKVAIQLNDTHPSLAIPELMRILIDVEGLPWEKAWDITTRTCAYTNHTVLPEALERWPTSMLDSILPRHLQIIYHINFLHLQQVSAKYPGDMDRLRRMSLVEEEGEKRVNMAHLSIVGSHAINGVAAIHSEILKCGVFKDFYEMSPDKFQNKTNGITPRRWLLLCNPNLSDLIEEKIGDEWTVHLEQLVQLKQWAKDPVFQRSIVKVKQENKLRLTQMLEKDYGVQVNPASIFDIQVKRIHEYKRQLLNCLHVITLYNRIKKNPSAPFVPRTVMIGGKAAPGYHLAKKIIKLICSVGNVINNDPIVGDKLKFIFLENYRVTLAEKIIPAADLSEQISTAGTEASGTGNMKFMLNGALTIGTLDGANVEMAEEMGTENIFIFGMTVDEVEDLKRKGYNAYDYYNRLPELKQCIDQIQGGFFSPNNPDEFKDITDVLLNWDRFYLFADYESYIQMQDHVGEVYQDESKWVEMAIHNIASSGKFSSDRTIAEYAREIWGVEPSWQRLPAPHEPRDI from the exons AGGGTGTACTACCTTTCCCTGGAATACTACATGGGAAGAACCCTTCAGAATACTATGATCAACTTGGGTATACAAGGGGCTTGCGACGAGGCAATGTACCAG ATGGGGTTGGACATCGAGGAGCTCGAGGAGCTCGAGGAGGATGCTGGCTTAGGTAACGGTGGTTTAGGAAGACTCGCAGCCTGCTTTTTGGATAGCATGGCCACCCTCGGCTTAGCAGCCTACGGGTACGGTATTCGATACGAGTATGGTATATTCGCGCAAAAGATTAAGAATGGGGAGCAGCTGGAGGAACCAGACGATTGGTTGCGATACGGAAATCCATGGGAGAAAGCTAGGCCCGAGTTCATGCTCCCCGTGAATTTCTACGGAAAAGTTATCGATACCCCTGAGGGGAAGAAGTGGGTGAACACGCAG GTTGTGTTTGCCATGCCCTATGATAACCCAGTTCCTggttataaaaataatgtagtAAATACTCTTAGATTGTGGTCTGCTAAATCACCTGTAGAATTCAATCTGAAATTCT TCAACGACGGTGACTATATTCAAGCTGTGATCGACCGCAATCTGGCGGAGAACATCACTAGAGTGCTCTACCCTAATGATAACTTCTTCGAAGGAAAAGAGTTGCGATTGAAGCAGGAGTATTTCATGGTGGCTGCCACTCTTCAAGATATAATACGCAG GTACAAATCCAGCAAGTTCGGCTCGAGGGAACACCACAGAACAGACTTCGATCAGTTCCCTCAAAAAGTCGCTATTCAGCTAAACGATACTCATCCTTCTTTGGCCATTCCTGAACTTATGAGGATTCTCATCGACGTCGAAGGGCTTCCTTGGGAAAAG GCTTGGGACATCACGACTCGAACCTGCGCCTATACGAATCACACGGTGCTCCCGGAAGCCCTCGAGCGATGGCCAACGAGCATGCTGGACAGCATCCTTCCTCGACACCTGCAAATCATTTACCACATAAACTTCCTTCACCTGCAACAAGTCTCCGCCAAGTACCCGGGGGACATGGATCGTCTTCGTCGCATGTCCTTGGTCGAGGAGGAGGGCGAGAAGAGAGTCAACATGGCACATCTCTCCATCGTTGGTAGCCATGCCATCAACGGTGTCGCAGCGATACATTCGGAAATCTTGAAATGCGGCGT TTTCAAAGATTTCTACGAAATGTCACCCGACAAGTTCCAGAACAAAACGAATGGTATCACACCAAGGAGATGGCTTCTCCTCTGTAATCCGAATCTGTCGGACCTGATCGAAGAG AAAATTGGCGACGAGTGGACGGTGCATCTGGAGCAGCTGGTCCAACTGAAACAGTGGGCCAAGGATCCGGTTTTCCAGCGCAGTATCGTGAAAGTGAAGCAGGAGAATAAATTGAGACTGACGCAGATGCTTGAGAAAGATTACGGCGTTCAAGTGAACCCCGCCTCCATTTTTGACATTCAG GTGAAACGTATACACGAGTATAAGAGGCAGCTTTTGAACTGTCTGCACGTGATCACTCTTTACAacagaataaagaaaaatcCGTCCGCACCGTTCGTTCCGCGGACAGTGATGATTGGAGGGAAAGCAGCGCCTGGCTACCACTTAGCTAAGAAGATTATAAAGCTGATTTGCAGTGTAGGGAACGTCATAAACAACGACCCGATCGTGGGCGACAAATTGAAATTCATCTTCCTGGAGAATTATCGAGTAACCTTAGCGGAAAAGATTATTCCAGCCGCGGATTTGAGCGAGCAGATTTCCACAGCTGGTACCGAGGCTTCTGGCACAGGAAACATGAAGTTCATG TTGAACGGCGCATTAACGATCGGCACACTGGACGGCGCCAATGTGGAAATGGCCGAAGAAATGGGCACGGAGAATATATTCATCTTCGGTATGACCGTCGATGAAGTAGAAGACTTGAAGAGGAAAGGGTACAATGCCTACGATTACTACAACAGGCTCCCGGAATTGAAACAATGCATCGATCAAATTCAGGGTGGCTTCTTCAGCCCTAACAATCCAGATGAATTTAAAGACATCACTGACGTCCTGCTGAACTGGGATCGGTTCTACTTGTTCGCTGATTACGAAAGCTATATTCAAATGCAGGATCATGTCGGCGAAGTTTATCAG GACGAAAGCAAGTGGGTGGAAATGGCTATTCACAATATTGCTTCGTCGGGGAAATTCTCATCTGACCGTACGATTGCGGAATACGCCCGTGAGATTTGGGGTGTCGAGCCATCTTGGCAACGACTTCCTGCACCTCATGAACCACGAGACATTTAA